The following coding sequences lie in one Prionailurus viverrinus isolate Anna chromosome X, UM_Priviv_1.0, whole genome shotgun sequence genomic window:
- the LOC125157606 gene encoding protein Shroom4-like gives MESRPGSFQYVPVQLQGGAPWGFTLKGGLEHCEPLTVSKAKEPQQLQLFLMASEIQPSLLLPPPTLDVACPCFS, from the exons ATGGAGAGCCGGCCTGGGTCCTTCCAGTACGTCCCCGTGCAGCTGCAAGGTGGGGCGCCCTGGGGCTTCACCCTGAAGGGGGGTCTGGAACACTGCGAACCGCTCACAGTGTCTAAG GCTAAAGAACCCCAGCAACTTCAGCTATTCCTTATGGCATCTGAGATCCAGccttctctcctgcttcctcctcctacTTTGGATGTCGCCTGTCCATGTTTCTCTTGA